AGAGGCTTTGCCGACATGCTGGGGAACCTTTCAATGAACTTGAGCATGGTTTCAACTTGGTCTAAACAAAAGGAAACCGACCGAGAGAATTGCTCGTCAAAGAGAAAAAGAGCTATCGCTTTATGGGCAGAAAAAGGATAATGATAAAGACTTCTGTAAGCATATAAAGCTGAAGAGAGTTTTAATATTTTCTCCAGCAAAGCCAAGAAGTTATATCCTTGGGAATCCTTCTTTTCGATGAGTTTTAAGCAAAACCGACTCAAAAGAATACTAAATCTGGCCTTTTCATAGAACCGGCCTACCTGAAAAAATTTCCACTGCTCGTTGCGCAAAAGATGCTCATCGATAGCTGACAGGAGTTTGGCTGAATCCAAGGAAAAGTCAGAAATCAGTTGAGTAGAATCAAGGTTCTTATTTTCAAAAGATTGTTTTTGAAGCTTATAATAAAGGGAACTTAGGGAGATCCAAACTTCAGGGGGAATGGAATCTCTGATTTTAGCACCGTTTTCAAAGCAACGAGAAATGCAATTGATAACCGAATCTTCCCCTTTCGATCCCATGAAAAACTGAAAAAAAAGGCTGAGATGGTCTTTGGGATATGAGCTTTTAAAAGCACGAGCTGAAAAATAATCCGCTAGTTCTTTTAAAAAAAAGGAAAGAACTTCGGAATTTTCTAATAAAGCCTTATCCTCATAACTCCAGAAAGAAAGAATAATGTGATGGAGTTGAAGGGCTCGAGTCAGATATCTTCCAAGCCAGTACATCGACTCGGCAACTCGACTTAGGATACTGATCCGATTTTCAGAATAGGGAAGAGAATAAAGGGTTAACTCGGAAGCTCTGGAAAGCTTTTCTTGGTAAAGCCATACATCTTTTAAAAGAAGCCTCTTTTCATTTTCCTGGCACCCTTTGCCCAGTACAATAGGGAGAAGTTCGGATCGATTTTCTTTGACCACACCATAAAAAACAAAAGAAAAAGGTTTATAGCTTAGAGAAGAGCCATAAAAAGATGGAAATTTCTTGAAAGAAAGCCTTTTTTGAACAACCAGCGAAGAAAGAACCCTTTGTGGAATTTTCTTTGCTTTCGCCCAGTCAACCCATTGGTCTATTCCTTGAGGCTCAACCTTTGCCTCTCTATCCTTGAGGATATAATCTGCGGGAGAGTCTAGGAAAAGGGAAAAGGCATCAGGATCAGATGCAGGATAGGTTGGCAGAGAATTTAACAAAGGTCTTTCTTTCAAGTAAAAAGAGATTATTTTTGAGCCGTAGGATTGGAGAAGAGGATCGGACACTATCCCACAACCCGCAGCATTAACAAGTTTTAAATTTCCCTTTCTTAAACACCAAAAAAGTCCAGCAATTCCTTGATCTATAGAGCATCGATTAGCAATAGGATCAAGTCGGCTATCAGCTATTCTTCTCAAAAGAATAGCGATAGGTTCTAGCCCACCTAAAGTTTTTGCATAAAGCTTGCCTTCAAGAACGACAAGATCGGTGGATAAAAACAGAGGAATGCCCATCCTCCGAGCAAGGAGTGCCGCTTCCCAGTCTTCGGCTTTTTCTGTCACCAAAGCGACCAGTCCCTCGTTATCTTCAGGTAGAACTTGACTTAAAGCTTCAAGGATCTTTTCTGGATAGTCCAAACAGCCGAGGGGTTCTACTCCGTTAAACAGCTCGGGCAGCGTTTCTCTCAGTCCCCTCCTTATCTCTTCAGCAAGCATGATATTCTGGGGTATCTCCAACTCGTCATGGAGTACAATCCAGTTACCGTTTTCTTCTTTTGCTAGTTCACAAGAAAAAAAATAGCAATACTCTTCTC
The DNA window shown above is from Methylacidiphilum caldifontis and carries:
- a CDS encoding circularly permuted type 2 ATP-grasp protein; protein product: MSKMILEKQASSLVEENLNMAQKAMGLNFELMGIYPYPLDKGEQYSIDPWPIILCEEDWVVIRAGIEQRVKGWRKFLKDLYFEKTIFKNKVIPFEPFFSSPRYRRECVNLNPAGEEYCYFFSCELAKEENGNWIVLHDELEIPQNIMLAEEIRRGLRETLPELFNGVEPLGCLDYPEKILEALSQVLPEDNEGLVALVTEKAEDWEAALLARRMGIPLFLSTDLVVLEGKLYAKTLGGLEPIAILLRRIADSRLDPIANRCSIDQGIAGLFWCLRKGNLKLVNAAGCGIVSDPLLQSYGSKIISFYLKERPLLNSLPTYPASDPDAFSLFLDSPADYILKDREAKVEPQGIDQWVDWAKAKKIPQRVLSSLVVQKRLSFKKFPSFYGSSLSYKPFSFVFYGVVKENRSELLPIVLGKGCQENEKRLLLKDVWLYQEKLSRASELTLYSLPYSENRISILSRVAESMYWLGRYLTRALQLHHIILSFWSYEDKALLENSEVLSFFLKELADYFSARAFKSSYPKDHLSLFFQFFMGSKGEDSVINCISRCFENGAKIRDSIPPEVWISLSSLYYKLQKQSFENKNLDSTQLISDFSLDSAKLLSAIDEHLLRNEQWKFFQVGRFYEKARFSILLSRFCLKLIEKKDSQGYNFLALLEKILKLSSALYAYRSLYHYPFSAHKAIALFLFDEQFSRSVSFCLDQVETMLKFIERFPSMSAKPLSIIRYLNAKLKRWSEELKATSPSGVTNTDPVFVYKPWIEQIEKELFEFHLLLTDYYFTHQSAIQTSKVSSP